DNA from Coffea arabica cultivar ET-39 chromosome 10c, Coffea Arabica ET-39 HiFi, whole genome shotgun sequence:
CATCAGGAGTTTTTATTTGCGCTTGTGTTACTCAGAAGGTTATCCGCCTTTACTTCCCTGTCATCTGTTTTCCTTGTTCCCATCTGAAGATTTACTTTTTCTTCTTGGGACTATATCGTGTGTGTttttgtatgtgtgtgtgtgtgtgtgtgttttttttttttttttttttttttggtgttctTCAAAGGTAAGATGTTGCTCATTGATTAattattttgtgaaataattTATGGATGCCATTCCCGGATTTCTCTTCTTTTAACTTGGGTAAGGTAACGTTATGATTAATCCTCTAGAAAAtctaatatattattttttgcaCTCATTTTCAGAAGGAGTTCCTGGACAAGTATGACAGTTTTGCCCAACTTGTAGCTAAGATCTACCCTTCTGAGAACATCCCATCGGTGAAAGAAATGAGTGAACTTTTGGCATCCATGTAAAGCAGATGCTCTTTGTAAAATttagctgttttttttttattttttattgtagtGTAAAGTCGTGTTTACCATAGTCAGTTATTCCCTAAATTTATTCCGTGAATATAGAAATATTAGTTGCGGCAACACAGTGTGAAGTTTGAACAGAGCAAGCAGCGTGTATGATTCGTTGAAGCATAATTTTTGGTTTGTTAGGTTATTTTTTGACATCATCCTTGTGTCCTACCTTGGATTGTAAAGGGAAATTGTAGCGTAATAAGCTGTATCTTTTCTTTATCCTACTCGGTTATGTTCATGGACTTCATGTTACTGTATCATTTATGTGAGTTAATTTTAAGTGCATTTATCTGTTTGATGTTACCAAAACCCCCGGCCTCTTGTTGAGCGGGACGAAAGACGATCGTCTGAAACATATGTACTTTTCTCATGCGGATCAATTCTAATTGTTCCGGAATAATGTGGTGAAGTGATCAAAGCCAATTAACATTGTGCATTTTCTTTTCGCTTCTTAACACTGCATTTTCTGCGTAACTTTTGACACCAAGTATTGCGGATTAAAGAAATTGTTACGGGTCAAATTTCTTTCCTTGGTTCTAGCTTCTAGGTTTCTGACCAGAAAAGTGCTGTAGTAGATTAAGCTCTGATCAATTCTCAGCTTGCCTTTCTTTCGGGGACCCGAAAGAGATTTTTTTTACTACAATTCCATACGAGATATGAGGATTGGGGTTGTTAAGAAGCTCTGCTGCGAGTAATTCTTATTAAATCAGTACTTAATTTTGTCAGTCTATGTTAGACTGACGTCTTTATCTTGCCAAAGGGTCTCGAGAAAAATTGAGTTCTTGTTAACTGCCGTTTCAGGGTGTGGAGGTGTAAAATCTTGGTATGGAGATAATGTAGGATTGTCAATGTTTGTGCACTACTTCCAGGAGGAGGTTTTGGGCTTGTCGATAGTTGTGGAAAAACAGCCTTAAGCAAATCGAATATTTGGGCTAAAGAGAAAGCCTGTGGATTAGGCGGGCAGGTCATGAACTCTTCGAAGATATAGAAGTTTATGGCGTGCACAAGGAAAACTTTGCCCTCTTGTTTCTTACGGTGGGATTTTTTGGCACTCTTCAGGGTCAGTACTACAGTTTTTCTCTGGAAATGTAGTGACATGGTTTTGGCAATTGTCAGTTTGTGGAAGTGGCTTGaataaaggaaacaaaatactgagattaaaaaaaaactaaaattcgAGTAATTGTCGCATGTTTAATCAAGCCTAACAACCATCAGCCTTTGGACTGATGGCCACCATCAAGCCTTTTAAGGCTTGGTAGCATAGGATAGATTAGAATATAATACAATTGTCgtctccggaaaaaaaaaaaatcaagcctAATAACTCTTAGAAGTTTGTTTCATCATCTTTTAGTAGGTTTATGTCCAATCATATAGGATTATAAGTTGGGTTCTTTGTTGTTGAATTTCTTCGAAGAGAGTGATTATCTGCGTGGCTTGCTCTCCATTTTTTGTTGATACTATCAGAATCGTATTCTTCAAACCTATTACAATCTGTGCAAAGTCTCCTCCCATATATTTGAGTGTGTTAAGCTTTTACCTCAACTTTATAATTTGGGTTCTACAGTGCTCCTGTTCTATTTATGCCAAACATCACGAAGCATAATCATTTTTAAGAGGCTGGCTCATTCTTCTGGTTTGTTCACAATTGCTTTTGTTGTAAAGAAGTTGAAGGAATCTCAACCTGCAGTCTCTCGGCACAAATTGGTAAGGAGTCTATGGACAAAGAATTTTCTCacttcttttgcttttattatgtGATTACCGTACAAAAGTATATCGTATACAGAAGATCTAGTGAGTTGTGAGATGATGAGGTATGTGATCACTGTACAAATTGTGACAATGGGTCACTTATTCCTCGAGTTTCCAGTTCTGCAGCATCATGGCAGAAGATTCAATCACATTGTTTTATCTTTAGGGGATTTTTTCTTGGCACAAGTTGTTGCGTGGAACTCATTCTTCCATTGCTGGGAAATTGCTTAGGTTGGCATTAACTGTTACAACAGCGAAAACTGCAGCCTTGTTCCAATTTTTGTGGCTCATGTCCCCGCTTTTGTGCAAACTATCATTAGTGAAGCATAGTTTGTGACTGATTCTTGGAAGGGATTTAGAACGTTCAAGGAGAATTAGTTGGTAGTGCTAGAACGGGAAAGTGTAGGACTAAAAGAGCATAGATCTGAAGGGGGTCAATTTTGTTTCAAGAGGTTGCGTGCCCTCCTCTCTCTGGGGTTTGTAGTTGGTTTCTGAGGTGAACAACTATAAAGTGTAGTCTTCAACTTTAATGAAATTCTTAATTATTGTCTTCAACAAAAATTTTCTGTTTAAGGCTATATATAATGAAGATTACACCCCTAATTCATTTTACCTTCTGAAATGAAGAAGTTAACAGGACATTATACATCTAATGTCATAATCACAAGTAGCCATAAGAATTTTCGTTTTGTCCATTCCCTAGGCATCTGATAATGAAACACTAAACGTAATTTGGAGCCATGCTTGTCTTACTGAAATAGTTTATTTCTTTCATCTATACACCAAAACAATAGGATGATATGTATCTTTGTTTGTTTACATCATCAAGAAGTTCAAGTATAataggaaaattaaagaaagaataAATCAAACAGCCTCAATTCAATTGAAGCTCTTTGTTTCTATTAGGTTATTCTCTTGCTGCACTGTTACTCTGCTTACACGAAACCTTGGCATGAGGGCTTTCCTCAAGTTCTTTCTTGCTTCCATATTCAAGCTCTTTGCATTCCCTATACAACAAATGCATGCAGAAATTCCTTTACTACAAAATTGTGCTTGCGTTTGAGTCAGCTGGCAGAAATGCTAACAAgttcgtcctcccttttcttgGCTAAACTATCTTTTCAAAGCGCCACTGCCACTACCAGCAAGTTTTGAAAGGAGGAGCATGCAAGCAGAAGAAGTAAATACAGCGCCAGCAAAGCAAGCAAGGTCAAAACCAGTAACCAAAGGTATTGTCTTGAACTTCTCCAGCACTCCCACTTGAAGCATCATTATGACAGCTTGCCCGATTTTCGACTTGGCTTGCATTATTGTGTGAATTCCAACTCTTGATGGAACTGCCTGAtcaaccaaaaatcaacaaTCATCTACGTATCAGAAGCTGTACACTCTTCCACATATACACCTGGCTGCTTGTATTAAGTTTGTTCGTTTATTCTGTTTTGTATCATGATATGTAAGTTTTACCTTTGTTGAGGTTGATAGATGGAGAAACCGTGACAATTTGCCTGCAAGACCAGATGATCCTACAAACATGACATGCATCTCCATTCCGAATAAAAGCATTGTAATTGCAACCAGAAACATGTCTGCAGAGAATTTCAGTTACGAGACAGTATATCTCCTTCATAGCTAGTTCGTTGTGATTAATGCAgaaacgaaaaaggaaaaccagAAAGCTATAAAAAGTACAGCTCATAGGGCAACAGTCTATAGAGTTTATACCGATCGCTTCAATTAAGAGGTGGACAAGATGTTCTTGCTCTGACCCTTGAGACAGGGAATGAAAATATTGCAAATATGATTCCAATATCAAGGAGAATCCCTGCAAGTGTTGCTATAACTTCTAAGATTCTTATTTATATTTTCGTAACCTGGAGAAGAAACAGTACTAATGGGTTTGAAGAGAATCATGAGAACGTTTTAAGTACCTCGACAAAGCATAATCCTGAACCAAGTAAAGATCCTCCAACAGCAAACATTGCAAAGAATCTGCAATCCATTATCACCTGCAGAAGTAGGATTCTTTTTGATATATACAGAAAATTCTAATGACTTCTTAACAGTGAATATTCTTTTCTTGTATCATCAATTTCTAATTCCTATATATACACTACAATCAGAAGTATATCTTTTTCAAGGTATGAGATCAAGTACCTTTTCCAGGAACATCTGCATATGTAACTTCCAAGGTgttcttttattaaaaaaagccAATCTCCTAAGCTGTAGAACTACAAATTGAGCAACATCTGTAAGAAATTGAGCCAAGTCAACCCACATGTCCGTCTTTGGTTTGGAAGTGGCAAGGCACCCTGAAGATGAAACGGACACCTTTACTTCCTTGGGAGCCCTTTCACCATGACCAGAAGGCGGCCCAGTGGAAAGCCAATTCTCTGTACTTAAGCCACCGCTGCTGCCAAGACACGTTGCTTTGACAGACCTAGTAGACACCATTGATGAAAATTTGCTGTTATTCGAAGACGAAGAAGAAGGATAGCAAGGCAGACCTAGGGGTCTGCACATTCTGAATAATGTAGCGGATGCCATTATGTTGTGTAGGTTGGAATACAAAGGCAGCTGTACGATCTATATCTCTGGTCTGATAGTTTTCCTTGTAATATTGGTGGAGGAGGGGATTTATATAGTTTCATGTATATAACTGGGGGGATGTGGTAGACACGGAAAGAAGAAGATTCGGAGCATCTTAGCCAAACTTGTCTCCATGCAGGATGAGCTTTTGCTTTGTTTCTTCACTTTTCTTGCAGAGTTAAGTCTTTTTTTCtccaccaccccccccccctcccgtGATTCTTTTAGTTTTCTACCCATTCATACATGGACAATTCTTCAAACTTACCTTGACCATAACCAAAAGAGTGTTACGTTTGCGTCACAATTCCAGTATGGCATTTTAAACTATAGCAAAATTTTATAAACTATGAGAAATGCATGATAATTTTATGAGTACTTAATTATAACCAAAAGAATGTCACTTTTGCATCACAATTCCAATATGGCATTTCAATTGTAAGACGGAAGGAAAAAAACAAATGCATGATAGTAAATGACAAGGAAAATCTTACAATGAAGGGAAAAAATTACATTTTCTAGTTTAATAATAGCAATCAAGAGTTTTATTTATGTCATGACTAGGATATCTTTAACAATTTATATGCTTGCAATGCATTGCATTTCAATGTACATCTACACCACGGTGAGAAAAGTTCCCAAGATCCTGAAAACACCTCTCTCCTCGAGGAATTGGAAGCCTATGAACCAAAAAATAAAGTCCTTtaggaaaaaaataatattccCAAGTTTGATAGGACCACAATTTTGTATTAGAACCTAAGGTCAATATGTATGTGAAAGTGAAACGGAGGCTCCACCGTCAAAATTTCGGGCACGTTCatgtctttttttaaaaaataaaaaaaaattaaataaatttgatTCCGATTATCATTATAGATAAGGTATATTTCCAAAACTATAGATCATTTGTACAATTCTTCCAAATCGCTCGCCAACACAATTCTTCCCCTCTCGCATCGCGCATGCATACCTAGCCCCTACTACTACGTACTACTTGAGGAGACTTGCTGAACCGCGAATCACAGACGTGGAATTTTGCATTCATTTGGTCAAAATCAGTTTTGCGGGGACTGTCCTGGAGGATTGTGAACCGGACAAGTGGCATTTCGGTATCTATACGCGGACTTGTGTTGGTGTGCTGCGCTTTTGGGGACCGTTGGCTTAGTCTAAATGTTAATAGGAGAAGAAAGTGAACGGCAGTTACATGCATACGCGTTCCTTTCTCCGAACGTAACTTTGGGGTGTTTAGACTTTTCTGTACTTAGCCCACCACGCGCTCGTAATACTACAGTATTATTCTGTGTCATGCAGCCATCTGACTCAGAAGCTGCGCGCTGTGCCTGATTCAATAGTTGCCATTAGGAATTTAGTTGATTATCAATCGACAATCATCAAAGCATGCTGGCTTTCGGGGTTAGAGTAAACTTCCAACGAATTCAGCTCAATCGAGAGCTTGCTCAAAAATTGAATTCGAACTTGCGTCGATCAAATTCAAGTCAAGCTCAAGCAACTCAGATTAGTTTGACAAGTTTGAACTCGACCACAAAACACATGAGCTCAAGTAACACTGCTCAAgcttgatttgcaccctgttaaTCGATTTACTCGATTGGTTGATTTAGATACTTCTGAGCTTCTGCATGGTTGTCTTTGCGAAATTGATTGATCATTCGGGTAAAGACAAACAGAGAATAAATgacaagagattgaatcttgtTAGCTATTAAGCTCGATGGTGAGATTGTACATGAAAAGTAAGAGGACTGCTTTTTCCAAAGGGATATTCGTTGGTTATTCcaccaaaaaatttaaaaccttGTTAACCTATGGCTGATAATGACCACTGACTTGTTCTCTAGATCGTACAAGAACAATTTGTCTCTTTCTCTTGCTTGAGCGAAAACCATTTTTGATCGTTCATTCTTTCTCGGACGCCGATTTCCTGGAAATTTGTGTGAAAACAGTGAACCAAGAAGTAAACAACTGTGGACTGCCAAAATTGCCAAGTACCCTTAATAACCTGTGACAGGAAGGGAAGAGGCACTAAGCCTAACGCTCGGATTGAAAGAAGTTTCCGCGAACTGCCATACAACACTCCTGAGTTGTAAGCACAAGAGCAGGGTAAAGTGAAATGATAACAAATCCTCCCCATACTTCAATAGTTCTCTGCAACCGGTCTGGAAGGAAACAGCCTCAGGAGAAATGTTAACAATGACCACAGGGAAAACACACCTAATATTTGGAAAGTCACTATCAAAGAAACCAATGCACCATTTCTTTCTAGCAATTGTTGGGTAATGGGTGCATCCTTCATCGCAAACATGAAGGTCTGAATAAATTGAACTGCTCGGGTAAGCTGATAGATCCTGTAAACCTGCAATGACACAGTTTGAGGACCTGAAATCCAAACTACACCATTCCCCATCAAAATGATATCTTCAATCCATTACAAGAGACTTCACATACCTCAAAGATGATGGTAACTAGGGGCCAGGAGGAGGACTCGCGGCTTTCAAGACGCTTTTCGAATAAAAATTGCACCAAACAGCCAGCTAAGAAGGGAGCTACTGCCACCAATGCAGGTAAGCCAAGCACAGGCCAGGTAACATAAACGGCTAAGAGAGGGGCAAAAATCTTAAAGCCCGTAATAAAGAAAACGGAGGTTAAGTATCCTCTAAGCCCTGTTATTAGGCTCCACCTCTTTGCACTAAATTGCAGATATGGCTTTTGGACGTGGTCAGTGACACGCAAAAATGTTGCAAGCCCAATATAAAACATGACTTCAGAAGCGAGTGATGAAATAATTTCTGCATGGTCAGTCAAAAGGAACTTCATCAAAGCTTGCTTTTGACAATGAAGTATAATGAAACATCATGCAGATGCAAATACAAATCTGCTCCAAAATGTCCTAAGcattgaaaaatcataaacagCGAAGTTAAACCTAAAAAACACAAATAAGAGAACTGCGAAGAATAGCATCTTCCCTATTTCATCTTCTGCCCCTAGACTGAAGGTTATTTGCCTGCAACAGCTGGAGATAGACTGGGTATACAACTATCCATAGAAAGGTAAAACCTCAAAATTAAACTTCATTTCTTCTTAATAGAATGTTTTAATCACAAAAGAGTCCTCTTAGGCAGTACTgtattctttaaaaaaaaaaaaaaagcactggCTTGAATATACTAGATTCTTCCAGGTTGACTTAAAAAAGTACTGAGACTCCACATGCTTTCTTATTATTCTTTTGAAACTATTATTTACATGTCAAACTAGGAAAACTATTTCAAAATGGAGGATATATTTCCAACTCCTACCAGATTAGGCCAGCAAGTGGAGTAGGCAGTTTACTGCTCTCCTATTAGCAATATAGCCGGAAGGATGTTTATTTGAATCTAAGTATTCTGTCAATGAGCAGCCAATTAGTTCAACAGGATTTTTTCCAATGTAATTTAACCAAGTTCATAAATCACTGAAGATGAGCACAATTTACAATATCAGCATATTCTACATCTCATTTGGAATCCCAAATGTTTCTGCAGGGTACAACAAAGTGGGATCAGTATAATTTGATTTACCACTCATTAACTACAATATGATATTGAAACTCACCACCctaatgaaaaaaaatgtaCCTTTCAGAAATATTAACCACCACATCAATCCCTAGACCTCAACTTTCAGCCATTGACTTTAAATAACTTTGATCAAAGCTTAACCTCTAAGCACAATTTTATGACACTTTGTTAAGTCACTCAGAGAATTTTTAATAAATGGTGATGCAAAAACCCAATAAAGTTTGTGCACAGAACAAGATTATCAATAACCTTATCTAAAATGTCTAGTACGAGGCAACAATGAGCAGTGTGCTACAAGTGATTCACACGTATATTGTTGGAATACTACTACAAACCATCTCCCAAGATACCTTTAGGGTATAGATTCCATCCATGCAGTTCACAATTTTTCTTAATCACAGTAATTCAACCCTTTTTCCACGAAATGTTAAATAATGAAGAATTATGCGTAGCAAGAACCAGATATTCATGATAATAACACCTGAGAGGAGCTCATCCCTGAAGAGGTCTACAACAGCATTGCCAAGAAAAAACCGCGGGAGCACTAAAGATGAGATCAAAGCAACAGGGGCCAATACCCAAACAAAAGACCCTACATTTTCCTCCACAGGAGCTGATACCAATTTACTTTCTTCAACCGATTGGTGAGTGAGCCCCAGAAAAGAAACTGAACCCGGTTTACCACGAAATGGCTCCGACCCGTCAATTGCATTCACCTGTGCATCTCTAGGCTCCCTTCTTGGAGACGTCGATGTTCGAGGTTGCTCAGAATTAAGAGCACACAGTACATTCCTGCTCCTAAACCTCGATTTTACTGAAGGAATACCCAAAAAAAGGGTGAAATGAAAGAAGAATTTTAGCTTGCATTATAACCAATCCTTTAGGATCACAGCtaattgaaacaaaatttacaagaaatTTTAGACCCCTCATTTGAGCGTCTAATTGAGGAATGAGAAAGCAtacattttagttcattttgtAACAAAAAGAGTTTGCTTTGAGAATGCAACAGAGGCGTTGAGCTGCTTCTTTGGTGCTGAATCTAAAAGGGGAgcctaaaaatagaaatttattgcaaaattgagaatttataagcaaagaaaataatacaaggacataaatttCTGAACTAGTATCGGGTGAAAAAATGAAACTCTTGAGACGCCAGAAATCTACTTACTTTGCGAGGATGAAATGGAGAAATTACAGGGAATGAGAGTTGATTGTGGACCCAGCCACACGCTGATTGCAATTCCATATGAATTAAATAGTGGCCGGGGGTTGAAGTAGGCAGCTGATATAGGCTGTGAATTGATGGGTTTAAGGAAGGAAAAGGCCGTCCTTAAACCCTATGAACCCCACTCCGCCGCGGCTCTTACGACTGTTCTTTCTGCGTTTTAGTGCACCGGCCGCTGTAGTTCGCCACGTGTAAGGTGACTGACGCCACCAAAAATGCTAAACATACAATTACCCCTTTTGTCAGTCCACCTTAGCAAATGAACTATTAAAACATTACAATTGATAAAAATAACCTCCATTTTAattgttaaaattttttatgaaaatgGCACTCTTCATGTTCTATAAAGAAGCGACCTccaaaagttttccaatttcttTCGATCATTCATCACATGAAAAAGTCCTCTCTCCTTCTTTCATAACATTTgcaactaaaacagaaaaaaaaaaaaaaaaaatgtcccaagtttcttcaatttcattttcttgctctTCCTGTAGAGGTTGTTCAACACACGATATGGAAGATCCAATCCAAGAAATCCCTGGAGGATGTGGTAAAATAGTACCTTTAAGAAGATCTTAGACTAAtttttttggatatattttaCGATAGATTTCTTGGAATCGAGGAAATAGATTTCTTGGATATTCAAATTATAATGTTTGATCTCTACGATAGACTAATTATTTTCTGTATTTTTTAGACAAATAAATTGAAATACGAAAATATTTTTATCTATAATCGTCAATGGATAAACCAAATCTTTATGCAACTGGTGAGAAATATATGTGCTATATCCTATCCGAACTTGCGGACATTTATGTCAGTTCATTATTATTTATAGGAACGACATTATTGTCATTTTGATGTCATCAGTTAACATCGTTACTAAATGTTTACTTtgagtgagaaaaataaaatttgggaGATAAATTGCAAATACACCAAACTTGACGGGACTTCTTGTGATTAATCCGCTAAACATATGAGTAACTATATAAcgctttgttttcttttcacttGAGTGGATCAGTAGTTACTCCTTGTTTAGCTGCAAGATGAGATTGACCCTTCTTCCACCTCTGCTCCCGGTATTGATAGAAAATGCCTACTAGAAATTTTAGCGATttgaaatatattattataaccTAGGGAGCTTCTATTGTCCCTTTTGGAATATAACTTCAAGTTAAATTTACCATTAAATGGTGAAATAAGTATTATTGACTATTATTAGATTATAGTAACAATTTCAAGGATTTAAAATTTAGACCATTATCCTTATTGAGAATAAGGAATGAATGGTACTCTAAAAGGATAGAATTTTCCTATTACTTATCGAATTCtaaggacaaaaatcaagctcCATTAGGCCCAACTGCATCAGCAAGGAGAGGACCGGCCAAGTCCCAACTGGGCATGGCCCAATACCGTAAACAATTAATGATTTTACAAAAGTTGATAACTACTGCCCAACCAAAACAATTAATTTAAGTTACGGACGCATTTAATTGCAGTGGTCCATCCTTTCAAAACTTTATGGCAATGGTCCATATTGCAAAAGTAGGTCGAATGTCTAGAAATATtactaaatttaaaaaatatctcaacaGAGTCGTTTTACCTACTTAAAATCCTTGTATTTTTAAAGTGTGGCGACCATTAAATATGATTTTTATGTTGCCTTTTTTATGGTTCCAGCAGGAtggggaaaaatattttttttaatccacATACACAATCGCGCCATGTggcgacttttttttttttttttttttttaagatttgaACATGCAAATGCGGCGaccacctttttttttattttatcagacGCCAGATGCTTTGATCTAGAAAGTTAAATTAACTgttcaattaaaataaaaaaagtaaacaaCTACTCCACATTTGAAGAGACGCAGGATATCACGTGTTGCATGTCGTCCTCTACTTCATTATTGTCCCTTTTTCTCTTTAAAAAAGATGTGTTTGCCAGTGACCTGGAAAAATTGACATTTGACAATCACCTGTCCTCAATCCTGATTTTACGAGCCAAGCTGAGAGCTGCCCTGCCCTTGACGGATAAGAAAATACGGGCGATGCTGGAAAAGCATATTTAGGGAGTTAACCCAATaggggaaaatttttcaaaagaagacAAAAATGGACAAAGAAAAGAGGTGGTTAAAATAGGAATATTGATGGGTATCGACCAAGTACTTCCTGTTTTCTtcagaattttaaaaaaaaaaaaaaaaaaaaaattttacttgaGCATAAGGTAGCAGCTGCTTGTTGGCCCAGATGCACCTAGGAAACTGACCGTAGTAGTGTTAATGTGTTAGCGAGCTCTGGACCATGCATGGGGAGGACGATGGAAGAGAAAGGGACACAGCTAAAGAAGCCAATCTATTACATCCGAAACCATCGTATTACAACTTTACAAGTGGACAACAGCTAAAGAAGCCAATCCACTCCACTGGTTCTTAATTGGGATAACATccgaaacctcccttgaggtttctcctACTATCACTTGACATCTTTGAGGTTTttgaaatatcacttacctcccctaATAAATGTAAAAAGATTATATTAATCCTAACTTGATACATAattcacatatcaaataaatgaatgtcaaatttatttattttttaaaaaaaaagaaacgaaagtcACTTTCTTCTCCTTCCCTTTCCTCCATCATTCTCTCTTATTCATTTTTTGGATGACTAtgcaatattttatttgtaaataaattaaattttatttatctttttattttttgtgattgtaaTAAAGTAGGTtatgatttatttgcttattttaagttatttttataataatttgtACAATTTAATGGTTTGGGCAATGAGAAGATGTTGAAAAAAATAGTTCATAAGAAATTGGTTTTGAGCATATAGAGTTAAATTGGTGCAagtatatttcttttcaaatatcttttttatttttttaaaatttatatttttatgagaTATAGCATTTTGATGTGGTAGTACTACAAGAGATTATTTTTTTAAGTGATGGTCTTCTTGGAGTAAACAAagtggtttagaaatatttttatttagcaattgaaagggtagtttaggatttttaaaaattttgttacacaaataacaaaagtaagaaAGGTAAGtgattttttaaaactttaaaggTATCatgtgatattaagagaaacctcTGGGAAGGTTTCTGAATTTATACTATTAGATGCTAATGACATTGAAAGGTCTCTCTCTCTgtctatgtgtgtgtgtgtatatatatatatatatattaatatgcaAAAAGTTACAGTAGGTTCTAGTTCAATTATGATCATGGATTAGAGCATACATACACTGAGAGACTAAAAGTCGCTCACAGAGGAAGAAAAGGTCTGGATTTGAGAATTTGAGAG
Protein-coding regions in this window:
- the LOC113714427 gene encoding uncharacterized protein produces the protein MASATLFRMCRPLGLPCYPSSSSSNNSKFSSMVSTRSVKATCLGSSGGLSTENWLSTGPPSGHGERAPKEVKVSVSSSGCLATSKPKTDMWVDLAQFLTDVAQFVVLQLRRLAFFNKRTPWKLHMQMFLEKVIMDCRFFAMFAVGGSLLGSGLCFVEGFSLILESYLQYFHSLSQGSEQEHLVHLLIEAIDMFLVAITMLLFGMEMHVMFVGSSGLAGKLSRFLHLSTSTKAVPSRVGIHTIMQAKSKIGQAVIMMLQVGVLEKFKTIPLVTGFDLACFAGAVFTSSACMLLLSKLAGSGSGALKR
- the LOC113714977 gene encoding uncharacterized protein is translated as MEGLRTAFSFLKPINSQPISAAYFNPRPLFNSYGIAISVWLGPQSTLIPCNFSISSSQIKSRFRSRNVLCALNSEQPRTSTSPRREPRDAQVNAIDGSEPFRGKPGSVSFLGLTHQSVEESKLVSAPVEENVGSFVWVLAPVALISSLVLPRFFLGNAVVDLFRDELLSEIISSLASEVMFYIGLATFLRVTDHVQKPYLQFSAKRWSLITGLRGYLTSVFFITGFKIFAPLLAVYVTWPVLGLPALVAVAPFLAGCLVQFLFEKRLESRESSSWPLVTIIFEVYRIYQLTRAVQFIQTFMFAMKDAPITQQLLERNGALVSLIVTFQILGVFSLWSLLTFLLRLFPSRPVAENY